A portion of the Hydractinia symbiolongicarpus strain clone_291-10 chromosome 10, HSymV2.1, whole genome shotgun sequence genome contains these proteins:
- the LOC130662827 gene encoding uncharacterized protein LOC130662827 produces MSDMNTTPDYKLMKLRELREVAKSRGIKYIVGMRKGKLIEVIEKNDLDPSYTIDLDTKKEWYGYCSRWRSKNREAYLKAQKRYNDKRSKWLNNPFLLLRRVTNVGGWVPMVYRSRPSRCWWVGTHGISMYVCFSVMVVLQTMTLITLQHGLRFIKPS; encoded by the exons atgtcagacatgaataccacaccagattacaaattgatgaaactgagagagttgcgagaggttgctaaatcccgtggaattaagtatatcgtgggGATGAGAAAGGGTAAATTGATTGAGGTGAtcgagaagaatgatctcgacccatcctacaccatcgatctggataccaagaaggaatggtatggatactgttcaaggtggaggtcgaaaaacagggaggcatatctaaaagctcaaaaacgttataacgacaaaagatccaagtgGTTGAACAACCcttttttgttactcagacgagtaacaaatgttggtgggtgggtacccatggtgtaccggTCACGGCCCTCTAG gtgctggtgggtgggtacccatggtatATCGATGTATGTGTGTTTTAGCGTGATGGTTGTATTACAAACGATGACACTCATTACactccaacacggtttacgatttataaaaccatcttaa